In one Zobellia galactanivorans genomic region, the following are encoded:
- a CDS encoding PAS domain S-box protein has protein sequence MVEKLKDNDLFKGIFESSVEGIIVVDYKGRIFRANPSVEKMFGYGPGELAHKTVEDLVPGQYGKSHQNHRKNFAKKPTSRPMGKGGNLWALRKDGSQFPVEISLSPTQINDENVVVAFVIDITDRLLAEKKAAVSAEKMNEAQSLAHIGSWVWNLRTNERNWSDEFYRICGLPPGDKRLNVDTVLQFIHPDDRQATIDDIAYAIENKTSYSNNKRMVRTDGSIRYITARGKASYDNEGKPLEWFGTIQDVTEQKATEQQLEENLTKNKALLEALPDMMFILDYEGEFLDYYVPEPEKLFAPASSIIGGHIKELLPPHICQAIRDGIDKTIKTNEIQFVEYNFDGEKGRQFYEGRIVPMDKNRLLTIIRDITNERAIENILYVRNQALAATANGIIICDAREPDHPIIYANEAFCKTTGYDEDDFMGKNCRFLQREDKDQFEIKLMSEAIRNGEDCRVVLRNYRKDGSLFWNEVSITPIYNEEKVLTHFVGVHNDVTAHKVEEFFKIGQSHVMDMIIQHEPLEHIAYKIVETIETAIPNCHGSILLLDKETGSLRQLAAPNVPKSFTDAIEGMQIGAENGSCGAAAYLKKEIIVSDTSSDPLWSAFRELAEEANLKACWSFPIFSSNQELLGTFAIYFNVSRIPLDTEKEIIYNITQATSVAIEQHNISAALRKSREELAVYAEALENKVAERTVELKDMVRKLVESNMNLEDQIQITKTAENSAIASQELLVTIFRNFPKGFVGVVDMHLRVVFIEGEDLDTLNFRKAIQVGDTIDELNNVPAELKKKVKQNVLKTLKGEHRSFEAKVQGKSYLVNTTPLFNEEQEVVQALIVYNNISDQKRVEVEIRNTLQKEKELNELKSRFISMASHEFRTPLSAILSATNLIERRNGDGQEEKRTKYIQTIKGSVKNLVDILNDFLSLSKLEEGKVVAQPILFDFVEFIEVLVEEVQGVKKNGQTIDVINSRSRIEVGLDTKLLRHIVHNLLSNAIKYSEEHKPITLKIDTKDDKLFIEVADRGIGIPAEDQDYLFQRFYRAKNATNFQGTGLGLNIVRQYTLLMNGTISFRSQLGQGTTFIVELPLNLLTNEKNTAY, from the coding sequence ATGGTAGAAAAACTAAAAGACAATGACCTTTTCAAAGGAATATTTGAATCTTCGGTAGAAGGTATTATTGTGGTGGACTATAAGGGGCGCATTTTCAGGGCCAACCCTTCAGTAGAAAAAATGTTCGGCTACGGACCGGGTGAATTGGCCCATAAAACGGTAGAAGACCTTGTGCCGGGCCAATATGGAAAATCCCATCAAAACCATAGAAAGAACTTTGCCAAAAAACCTACGTCCCGACCTATGGGAAAAGGAGGGAATCTATGGGCCCTGAGAAAAGACGGCTCACAGTTTCCTGTGGAAATCAGTTTGAGTCCGACCCAAATCAACGATGAAAACGTTGTGGTTGCCTTTGTCATAGATATAACCGATCGTTTATTGGCCGAAAAAAAGGCCGCCGTCAGTGCCGAGAAAATGAACGAGGCACAAAGTTTGGCCCATATCGGTAGCTGGGTATGGAACCTGAGGACCAATGAAAGAAACTGGTCGGATGAATTTTATAGAATATGCGGCCTGCCTCCTGGTGATAAGCGGTTAAATGTTGATACGGTCCTACAATTCATTCATCCAGACGACCGTCAAGCTACCATAGACGACATTGCATACGCCATTGAAAACAAAACTTCCTATTCCAACAATAAAAGAATGGTCAGAACCGATGGTAGCATACGATATATCACGGCAAGGGGTAAGGCCTCATATGACAATGAGGGCAAGCCCTTGGAATGGTTCGGCACCATACAAGACGTCACGGAACAAAAGGCAACCGAACAGCAACTCGAAGAAAACCTGACCAAGAACAAAGCTTTGCTAGAGGCTTTGCCCGATATGATGTTTATATTGGATTATGAAGGGGAATTTCTTGACTACTATGTACCCGAACCCGAAAAATTGTTCGCTCCGGCGTCTAGTATAATAGGGGGGCATATAAAAGAACTCTTGCCGCCCCATATTTGCCAGGCGATTCGCGATGGAATCGATAAAACTATTAAAACTAACGAAATACAATTTGTAGAGTACAATTTTGACGGGGAGAAGGGAAGGCAATTTTACGAAGGCCGTATTGTCCCTATGGACAAAAACCGCCTTCTGACCATTATCCGTGATATTACGAACGAAAGGGCCATAGAGAATATTCTATATGTGCGCAATCAGGCTCTGGCGGCAACGGCCAACGGGATTATTATTTGTGATGCCCGAGAGCCCGACCATCCTATTATATATGCCAATGAGGCCTTTTGTAAGACCACGGGATATGATGAGGACGATTTTATGGGGAAGAATTGTCGTTTCTTACAGCGTGAGGACAAGGATCAGTTCGAGATCAAATTAATGTCCGAGGCTATTAGAAATGGAGAGGATTGCCGTGTGGTGTTGCGTAATTATAGAAAAGATGGTTCCTTGTTTTGGAACGAGGTGAGTATTACGCCCATATACAATGAAGAAAAGGTGTTGACCCATTTTGTTGGGGTACATAACGATGTTACGGCCCATAAGGTAGAGGAGTTTTTTAAGATCGGGCAATCCCATGTTATGGATATGATCATTCAACATGAACCATTGGAACACATTGCCTATAAAATTGTAGAGACCATTGAAACCGCCATTCCCAATTGCCATGGGTCAATTCTGTTATTGGATAAGGAAACGGGCAGTTTAAGGCAATTGGCGGCACCAAACGTGCCGAAAAGCTTTACGGATGCCATTGAGGGAATGCAAATAGGAGCAGAAAACGGGTCTTGTGGTGCAGCGGCCTATTTAAAAAAAGAAATCATTGTTTCCGATACCTCTAGTGATCCGCTTTGGAGCGCATTTAGGGAATTGGCCGAGGAAGCCAACCTTAAGGCGTGTTGGTCCTTCCCTATATTTTCGTCCAACCAAGAATTGCTGGGCACCTTTGCCATTTACTTCAATGTTTCGAGAATACCGCTCGATACCGAAAAGGAAATCATATATAATATCACCCAGGCCACAAGTGTGGCCATTGAGCAGCACAATATCAGCGCAGCGCTACGGAAGAGTAGGGAAGAACTGGCCGTCTATGCCGAAGCACTGGAAAACAAGGTGGCCGAACGTACCGTTGAATTAAAGGATATGGTGCGGAAGTTGGTGGAGTCGAATATGAATCTCGAAGATCAAATTCAGATTACCAAGACCGCCGAAAACAGTGCTATTGCCAGTCAAGAGTTGTTGGTTACCATTTTTAGAAATTTTCCCAAGGGCTTTGTAGGGGTGGTCGATATGCATTTACGTGTAGTGTTCATAGAGGGCGAAGATCTCGATACACTCAATTTCAGGAAGGCTATACAAGTGGGGGATACCATTGACGAGTTAAACAATGTTCCTGCCGAACTAAAGAAAAAAGTGAAGCAAAACGTACTAAAGACCTTAAAAGGCGAACATCGCTCCTTTGAGGCGAAAGTACAAGGCAAATCGTATTTGGTCAATACCACCCCTTTGTTCAATGAGGAGCAAGAGGTGGTTCAGGCCTTGATCGTCTATAATAACATTTCCGACCAAAAACGGGTAGAGGTCGAGATTCGCAATACGCTGCAAAAGGAAAAGGAACTCAACGAGTTGAAATCTAGATTCATTTCAATGGCTTCCCATGAGTTCAGAACTCCCTTAAGTGCCATTCTATCGGCAACCAACCTTATTGAAAGGCGAAATGGCGACGGTCAGGAAGAAAAGCGAACAAAGTATATTCAAACCATAAAGGGCAGTGTGAAAAATTTGGTAGACATACTGAACGATTTCCTATCTTTAAGTAAATTGGAAGAGGGCAAGGTAGTGGCCCAGCCCATCTTGTTCGATTTTGTTGAATTTATAGAGGTATTGGTAGAAGAGGTCCAAGGTGTGAAAAAGAACGGACAGACCATAGATGTCATTAACAGCCGTTCGCGTATAGAAGTAGGGCTTGACACCAAATTACTAAGACATATTGTACATAATTTATTGTCTAACGCCATAAAGTATTCTGAAGAGCACAAGCCTATTACGTTAAAAATCGATACCAAGGACGATAAGCTTTTTATTGAGGTTGCGGATCGGGGTATCGGAATACCGGCAGAGGATCAAGATTACCTGTTCCAGCGTTTTTATCGGGCAAAAAATGCCACCAATTTTCAAGGTACAGGGTTAGGTTTGAACATTGTAAGGCAATACACGCTTTTAATGAACGGAACTATCAGCTTTCGGAGCCAACTTGGCCAAGGCACCACTTTTATCGTAGAACTCCCCTTAAATCTTTTGACAAATGAAAAAAATACTGCTTATTGA
- a CDS encoding patatin-like phospholipase family protein → MNIGLVLSGGGIRGVAHIGAIKALEEHGIFPTHISGTSAGAIVGALYAGGVGWAEILHFFKTIPLFRTQKYARSKPGFLDTEKYYDNFKEFFPKDDFSVLKKPLYVTGTDIIKGTLKIFHKGQLIRPVLASASFPGMFTPTKIGDAYYIDGGVLNNFPIEPLKNKCDKIIGVYVNPLKKIRMEDLKHSYTVVERAYKLKSASESMLKFAEFDMIISPEGLSAFGTFDMNSIDAIFELGYRAAKKNLEENDVALQFTVE, encoded by the coding sequence ATGAATATAGGTCTTGTACTTTCAGGAGGAGGAATTAGGGGAGTGGCGCATATTGGCGCTATAAAGGCTTTAGAGGAGCACGGGATATTCCCGACACATATATCGGGTACCAGTGCCGGAGCCATTGTGGGAGCACTCTATGCGGGAGGTGTCGGTTGGGCCGAAATATTACATTTTTTTAAAACCATCCCCCTATTTCGTACACAGAAGTATGCCCGTAGCAAACCGGGCTTTTTAGATACGGAGAAGTACTATGATAATTTCAAGGAATTTTTTCCCAAGGACGATTTTAGTGTATTAAAGAAACCGCTCTACGTAACGGGTACCGACATCATAAAGGGTACGCTCAAAATATTCCATAAGGGGCAACTCATTCGACCAGTATTGGCCTCGGCTTCCTTTCCGGGAATGTTTACCCCTACAAAAATAGGTGACGCTTATTATATTGACGGGGGGGTTCTCAATAATTTCCCCATTGAACCGCTAAAGAATAAGTGCGATAAAATTATCGGGGTCTATGTCAATCCACTGAAAAAAATAAGAATGGAAGATCTAAAACATTCTTATACTGTCGTGGAGCGGGCCTATAAATTGAAGTCCGCTTCCGAATCCATGCTAAAATTCGCGGAATTTGACATGATTATCTCCCCTGAAGGTCTTTCCGCTTTCGGCACCTTCGATATGAACAGTATCGATGCCATATTTGAATTGGGCTATCGGGCCGCTAAAAAAAATCTTGAAGAAAACGACGTAGCATTGCAGTTTACGGTTGAATAG
- a CDS encoding Hsp20/alpha crystallin family protein, with protein sequence MSLIKFNKRPWGNLVSNDFFNNDDFFNGGSWLGKLEEPAMNVKENEDNFEIELAAPGYDKKDFNVSIDNGCLNISAENSNVKKEEEDNYSRKEFSYTSFQKSLRLPESVADDKIKASYKDGLLKFKIAKKEEAKKHSPKTVEIS encoded by the coding sequence ATGTCACTAATTAAATTTAACAAAAGACCCTGGGGAAATCTTGTAAGTAATGATTTTTTCAACAACGACGATTTTTTTAATGGAGGTTCTTGGTTGGGAAAACTAGAAGAGCCGGCCATGAATGTTAAGGAAAACGAAGATAATTTTGAAATTGAACTTGCGGCACCTGGTTATGACAAGAAAGATTTCAATGTGAGTATCGATAATGGGTGCCTGAACATTTCAGCGGAAAATTCCAATGTCAAAAAAGAAGAGGAAGATAACTATAGCCGTAAGGAGTTTAGTTATACCTCTTTTCAAAAATCACTCCGATTGCCTGAAAGCGTAGCCGACGATAAAATAAAGGCGAGCTATAAAGATGGCCTTCTCAAATTCAAAATTGCCAAAAAAGAAGAAGCCAAAAAACACAGTCCGAAAACTGTAGAGATATCATAA
- a CDS encoding FUSC family protein yields the protein MVKGRFSMLNNTIAVNFRELLQFLKSTDFSKAILVAVAVTVPILLGLYFDRLEIGLALCFGAFWSSPSDVSGSYRHKKIGILCSAALVVVVTFIGGYLDLNLFVLIPVLGLLTFTIAYLSVFGFRASLISFSGLLALVLSFAHELQNLEVYQYALFVGLGGLWYLFLAVVWHRINPTGEVEEVFTETYLLTAKFLHIRGRLIESNTKRDDLLSELQKIQVQLTENHDSLREMLIVSRKSSGQSMYNGKRLLVLTQLVEMLETAISNPVNYAKMDDIFSRHRGYMEMFQRLMFRISDQLEKIGHAGSDRRKLPNNRELKECVGRIKEEITKLRSIPKNENLEGFLMLQNLFEYQEKQVEMLRKIKWLLDDPKPEELELIDEEYARKFVALPDYDPKVLVQNFSFASSIFKHALRLAVTVMIGYGVGTIFEFQNPYWILLTIIIILRPSYGLTKARSKDRIIGTLIGGAIAFVIVSLVQNTYVFAVLGIASLVAAFSMLQRNYKTAATFITLSVIFIYGILRPDILTVIQFRILDTVVGAALSFLATLWLWPTWGFLNIAKNFEDSLRAHKNFLIEIGRFYSAKEKLLAPLRVTRKKAFVETSNLSSAFQQMVQEPRSKQRNIDEVYEFVALSHAFLASLASLSSYIQNHNTTEASEGFKSAIAQIGENMDRAMHSLAHEGENTDFSIKNLERSFEDNRSRFDTIAWDFENAVKTGKVRNLQEAYLILEQLRWLFSLSGKMLKLSSKI from the coding sequence ATGGTAAAGGGCCGTTTCAGTATGTTGAACAATACCATCGCAGTAAACTTTAGGGAACTCTTACAGTTTTTGAAAAGCACCGATTTTTCAAAGGCCATATTGGTGGCGGTTGCCGTTACCGTCCCTATTTTATTGGGATTGTATTTCGATCGGCTCGAAATTGGACTGGCACTTTGTTTTGGGGCTTTTTGGAGCTCGCCCAGTGATGTCAGTGGTAGTTATAGGCATAAAAAGATCGGTATTCTTTGCTCTGCCGCATTGGTGGTCGTGGTTACCTTTATTGGGGGCTATCTCGATTTGAACCTGTTTGTCTTGATTCCCGTTTTGGGGCTGCTGACCTTTACCATAGCCTACCTCTCCGTTTTTGGCTTTCGGGCTTCATTGATCAGTTTTTCGGGGCTTTTGGCCTTGGTATTGAGTTTTGCCCATGAACTTCAAAATCTGGAGGTATATCAGTATGCGCTCTTTGTCGGCTTGGGCGGTCTGTGGTATTTGTTTTTGGCCGTCGTTTGGCACCGTATCAACCCCACAGGGGAAGTTGAAGAGGTGTTTACGGAAACTTATCTTTTGACGGCAAAATTCCTGCATATCCGGGGGCGTTTGATCGAATCAAATACCAAGCGAGATGACTTACTTTCCGAATTACAGAAAATACAGGTTCAGCTCACCGAGAACCACGATAGCTTACGGGAGATGCTTATCGTCTCGCGAAAAAGTTCCGGACAATCCATGTACAACGGAAAACGGTTATTGGTACTTACCCAGTTGGTCGAGATGCTAGAAACGGCCATTTCCAACCCCGTCAACTATGCGAAGATGGATGATATTTTTTCAAGGCATCGAGGATACATGGAAATGTTTCAAAGGCTTATGTTCCGAATTTCCGACCAATTGGAAAAAATCGGCCATGCCGGTAGTGATAGGAGGAAGTTGCCGAACAATAGGGAGTTGAAAGAGTGTGTTGGGAGAATCAAGGAAGAGATTACCAAATTAAGGTCCATACCGAAGAACGAAAACTTGGAAGGCTTTTTAATGCTTCAAAACCTTTTTGAATATCAGGAGAAGCAGGTGGAAATGCTGAGAAAGATCAAATGGCTGCTCGATGACCCCAAACCCGAGGAACTAGAGTTGATCGACGAAGAATATGCCCGTAAATTTGTAGCCTTGCCCGATTATGACCCCAAGGTACTTGTTCAGAACTTTAGTTTTGCCTCGTCTATATTCAAGCATGCTTTGCGCTTGGCGGTCACCGTAATGATCGGTTACGGGGTGGGTACGATTTTTGAGTTTCAGAACCCGTATTGGATCTTGTTGACCATCATCATTATCCTTAGGCCAAGTTACGGCCTTACCAAGGCCCGTTCAAAAGACAGGATCATAGGAACCCTTATCGGAGGGGCCATTGCATTTGTTATAGTTTCCCTTGTACAGAATACCTATGTTTTTGCCGTGTTGGGCATAGCCTCCTTGGTAGCTGCATTTTCTATGCTACAGCGGAATTATAAAACGGCGGCTACCTTTATCACCTTGAGCGTGATATTCATTTACGGTATTTTAAGGCCCGATATTTTGACCGTCATCCAATTTCGGATCCTCGATACGGTAGTGGGCGCGGCATTGTCGTTTTTGGCCACCTTATGGCTTTGGCCTACATGGGGCTTTCTGAACATCGCTAAGAATTTTGAGGACTCTTTGCGGGCCCACAAGAACTTTTTAATTGAAATAGGCCGTTTTTACAGTGCGAAGGAAAAATTGCTTGCCCCGCTTCGCGTTACCCGAAAGAAAGCTTTTGTAGAAACCTCTAACCTGAGTTCTGCCTTTCAACAAATGGTCCAAGAACCTAGGTCAAAGCAAAGGAATATAGACGAGGTGTATGAGTTTGTGGCGCTTAGCCATGCTTTTTTAGCCTCCTTGGCCTCTTTAAGCTCTTACATACAGAACCACAACACTACGGAAGCTTCCGAAGGTTTTAAATCGGCCATAGCCCAAATAGGGGAGAATATGGATCGGGCCATGCATAGCTTGGCCCATGAAGGTGAAAATACTGATTTTTCAATCAAAAACCTTGAACGCTCTTTTGAGGACAATCGTTCTAGGTTCGATACGATTGCCTGGGATTTTGAAAATGCCGTAAAGACCGGTAAGGTGAGAAATTTGCAGGAAGCCTATCTCATACTCGAACAGTTGCGTTGGCTCTTTTCCCTTAGTGGTAAAATGTTGAAATTGAGTTCGAAGATCTAG
- a CDS encoding DUF294 nucleotidyltransferase-like domain-containing protein, with amino-acid sequence MKNTISARVADFLKNYPPFNEIDIKEIESLSEEISIVYKVKGEAIFAIDEEAHKYFYVVHKGAVILTKEPNDEVVDLCDEGDIFGLRPLIANENYKIGAKAYEETILYAIPIVDFKPIIKKYDEVGTFLIESFASNTRNPYSKSHRGKLYGASESTENAKVGDNQLLDLQCVHYSKKLVTCTENTMIKTIASTMTEKKVGAMLVLKDKLPVGIITDKDIRNKIATGLFPITSRAKSIMSSPVITYPKKMTVTQAQMAMMKSNISHLCLTLDGTPNTEAVGIISKHDIMFELGNNPAVLIKAIKRANGFKKLKAVRRQIMNLLQGYLDQNIPLTLTSKIISELNDACIKQIIKIALDKMESPPPVKFAWLAMGSQGRSEQLLHTDQDNALVFEDVPDYLLRSTRAYFLNLSKIVTKGLFSIGYEYCPAEMMASNPEWCSSISEWKERIYHWITNPGPDQVLLSSIFFDYNLSYGDPDLVSELSAHIFDTTEKFPNFFLHLASGALQSPSPSGFFRSFLVEEDGEYKDFFDVKRRALMPLIDGARVLTLSHKVKSINNTAERFEKLAELEPNNEELFMACSYATKALLKFRTRHGLLHNDSGRFIALNKLTKEEKIKLKRCFKTIKDLQELLKIRFKVTNLLG; translated from the coding sequence ATGAAGAACACGATTTCAGCAAGGGTCGCCGATTTTTTAAAAAACTATCCCCCCTTCAATGAAATAGATATCAAAGAAATAGAAAGCCTATCGGAAGAAATAAGCATTGTCTACAAAGTAAAGGGAGAGGCTATTTTCGCCATCGATGAAGAAGCGCACAAGTATTTTTATGTCGTGCACAAAGGGGCGGTCATACTCACCAAAGAACCCAATGACGAGGTCGTGGACCTGTGCGACGAGGGTGACATCTTCGGACTGAGGCCGCTTATTGCCAATGAAAATTATAAGATCGGGGCCAAGGCCTACGAAGAGACCATTCTTTACGCCATCCCGATAGTGGATTTCAAACCGATCATAAAAAAGTACGACGAAGTAGGCACCTTTCTTATCGAAAGCTTTGCGTCGAACACCAGAAATCCCTATTCAAAGAGTCATAGGGGCAAACTCTACGGGGCCTCCGAATCGACAGAAAATGCTAAGGTAGGCGACAATCAACTCCTAGACCTGCAGTGCGTCCACTATTCAAAAAAGCTGGTCACCTGCACCGAAAACACCATGATCAAAACCATTGCCTCTACCATGACCGAAAAAAAAGTAGGGGCTATGTTGGTCTTAAAAGACAAGCTTCCCGTGGGAATCATAACGGATAAGGACATTAGGAATAAAATTGCAACGGGACTCTTTCCTATCACCTCAAGGGCAAAAAGCATTATGAGCTCCCCAGTTATTACCTATCCGAAAAAAATGACCGTGACCCAGGCCCAGATGGCCATGATGAAGAGTAACATCAGCCATCTATGCCTAACCTTGGATGGTACACCGAATACAGAGGCCGTAGGTATCATAAGCAAGCATGATATCATGTTCGAGTTGGGCAACAACCCTGCGGTATTGATCAAGGCCATCAAACGTGCCAATGGTTTCAAAAAGCTAAAGGCCGTACGCCGGCAGATCATGAACCTGCTTCAAGGATATCTCGACCAGAACATCCCCCTCACCCTGACCTCGAAAATCATATCGGAACTTAACGATGCGTGCATCAAACAGATCATCAAGATTGCACTTGATAAGATGGAGAGTCCTCCTCCGGTTAAATTTGCCTGGTTGGCCATGGGCAGCCAAGGGCGCAGCGAACAATTACTGCATACAGATCAAGATAACGCCTTGGTCTTTGAAGACGTACCCGATTATTTATTAAGGTCGACCCGAGCCTATTTTTTGAATCTATCCAAGATTGTCACAAAAGGTCTTTTTAGTATAGGCTATGAGTACTGCCCTGCTGAAATGATGGCTTCCAACCCCGAGTGGTGTTCCAGTATTTCGGAATGGAAGGAGCGGATTTACCATTGGATCACCAATCCCGGTCCTGACCAGGTCTTGTTGTCTTCCATATTTTTTGATTACAACCTATCGTACGGAGATCCCGATTTGGTAAGCGAGCTTAGTGCCCACATATTCGATACGACGGAAAAATTCCCGAACTTCTTTTTACACTTGGCCAGTGGCGCATTGCAGAGTCCTTCCCCTAGTGGTTTTTTCAGAAGTTTCTTGGTAGAGGAAGATGGCGAGTACAAAGACTTTTTCGATGTAAAACGAAGGGCCTTGATGCCCTTGATCGATGGTGCACGTGTGTTGACCCTCTCCCATAAGGTAAAGTCGATCAACAATACGGCGGAGCGATTTGAAAAATTGGCCGAACTGGAGCCCAACAACGAGGAATTGTTCATGGCCTGCTCGTACGCTACAAAAGCCCTTTTGAAATTCAGGACCAGACATGGACTCCTACACAATGACTCGGGGCGTTTTATAGCGCTTAACAAATTGACCAAAGAAGAAAAAATCAAGTTGAAGCGATGCTTTAAAACCATTAAAGACCTCCAGGAGCTTCTAAAAATACGCTTTAAAGTGACAAACCTATTGGGCTAA
- a CDS encoding DUF6134 family protein, whose protein sequence is MVKYVIGLIFCIGLMGDSLVPDTVLQYDILMKNKLIGSLEVSRKTVGTVTTYQSFTSIKTKLLTPIAVDYKYDVSFDNDHLQKANVNILVNNRPHAETSTLWKNDQYRILKNKKESNLKDSIDYTTILLYFKEPKHIDYCYSEQDGTMNTIVALGNHSYKKINANGKENLYFYKKGILHHATIDGGVVNFEMRISE, encoded by the coding sequence ATGGTCAAATACGTAATCGGACTTATTTTTTGCATTGGTCTTATGGGCGATAGCCTTGTTCCCGATACGGTATTGCAATACGATATCCTAATGAAAAACAAGCTTATAGGGAGTTTAGAAGTAAGCCGAAAGACCGTGGGCACCGTAACTACTTATCAGAGTTTTACCAGCATCAAAACCAAGCTATTGACACCGATAGCGGTAGACTATAAGTATGATGTAAGCTTTGACAATGACCACCTTCAAAAGGCCAATGTCAATATTTTGGTCAACAATAGGCCCCACGCCGAGACAAGTACTTTGTGGAAAAATGATCAATATCGTATCCTAAAGAACAAAAAGGAAAGTAACTTGAAAGATTCTATCGACTATACCACTATATTGCTGTACTTTAAGGAGCCAAAGCATATCGATTATTGCTATTCGGAACAAGATGGTACTATGAATACCATAGTGGCCCTAGGAAACCATAGCTACAAGAAAATCAATGCGAATGGCAAGGAAAACTTATACTTTTATAAAAAAGGTATTTTGCATCATGCTACTATTGATGGAGGTGTGGTTAATTTTGAAATGCGCATCAGTGAGTAG
- the cls gene encoding cardiolipin synthase, which produces MTIALIVYFSLALFLVGRLLLYGIRPTKTLAWLLAIFTIPVGGMLFYFVLGRNRRKNKFYRLKKTEEISAYLKTVEAYCDDIDRNNGVNVPEPIKGHIKLVKLIAKNSSFLPSLGNELTPLKDGPATFDAIFQAMEGAQKFIHVQYYIFEEGELADRFLALWQRKIKEGVEIRFLYDGLGSNTLSKAYVNQLKESGVEVFSFLPIRFKRLLSSINYRNHRKIVVVDGHTAFTGGVNVSDKYINGDPVLGTWHDMHLRLRGPIVNSLQAVFAMDWSFASGKDDMLTLSYFSNIPKIGKSIVQTVSSGPDSDFPSVHQLYFSLINSAKKYIYIVNPYIIPGEALMEALQVAALGGVDVRILLSSNSDSFLVRWGVRSYFENFLEAGVRIYQYPDGFLHSKLMFTDDELTTIGTANLDVRSFEQNYEVNVLAYDKELTKQLKRDFLNDCKISQEINYKEFTRRPKSERFKEGLAKVFSPVL; this is translated from the coding sequence ATGACCATCGCACTTATCGTTTACTTTTCGTTGGCCCTGTTCTTGGTAGGCAGGTTACTGCTCTATGGTATACGCCCCACAAAGACCCTTGCTTGGCTTTTGGCCATCTTTACCATACCGGTCGGCGGTATGTTGTTTTACTTCGTTCTGGGGCGTAACAGAAGAAAAAACAAGTTTTACCGCCTTAAAAAGACCGAAGAGATATCGGCATACCTAAAAACGGTCGAGGCCTATTGTGATGACATAGATCGAAATAATGGGGTGAACGTGCCCGAACCGATAAAAGGCCACATCAAATTGGTAAAGCTCATAGCCAAAAACTCCAGCTTTTTACCTAGTTTAGGTAATGAGCTGACTCCCCTAAAGGATGGACCGGCAACCTTTGACGCCATTTTTCAGGCTATGGAAGGTGCCCAAAAGTTTATACATGTTCAATACTATATTTTTGAGGAAGGTGAACTGGCCGATCGATTTCTGGCCCTTTGGCAACGAAAAATAAAGGAAGGGGTTGAAATCCGTTTTCTATACGACGGTTTGGGAAGCAATACCTTAAGTAAGGCCTATGTCAACCAACTCAAGGAATCAGGGGTAGAAGTATTTAGTTTTTTGCCCATTCGGTTCAAAAGGCTGCTCTCGTCCATTAATTACCGAAACCATAGGAAGATTGTGGTGGTTGATGGGCATACCGCCTTTACGGGCGGTGTTAACGTATCGGACAAGTACATTAACGGTGACCCGGTGTTGGGTACTTGGCACGATATGCATTTGCGACTTAGGGGGCCTATAGTCAATAGCCTTCAGGCGGTATTTGCCATGGACTGGAGTTTTGCCAGTGGCAAGGACGATATGCTGACATTGTCGTATTTTTCGAACATACCCAAGATTGGAAAATCTATTGTACAGACCGTTTCGAGCGGCCCTGATTCCGATTTTCCGTCGGTGCATCAACTGTATTTTTCATTGATCAACAGCGCCAAAAAGTACATCTACATCGTAAACCCCTATATTATTCCGGGGGAAGCCCTTATGGAAGCTTTACAGGTAGCCGCTTTGGGCGGGGTCGATGTCAGGATCTTGCTTTCATCCAACTCCGATAGTTTTTTGGTCAGATGGGGCGTACGCTCGTATTTTGAAAACTTTTTGGAAGCCGGGGTTAGAATTTACCAATATCCTGACGGTTTCTTGCACAGTAAACTCATGTTTACCGACGATGAACTGACGACCATAGGTACCGCCAACCTCGATGTGAGGAGTTTTGAACAAAATTACGAGGTCAATGTTTTGGCCTATGATAAAGAACTGACAAAGCAGCTAAAACGTGATTTTTTAAATGATTGCAAAATTAGCCAAGAAATAAATTATAAGGAATTTACACGGCGACCCAAGTCCGAGCGTTTTAAAGAGGGACTCGCCAAAGTATTTAGTCCCGTCTTGTAA